In Candidatus Zixiibacteriota bacterium, the following are encoded in one genomic region:
- the hflX gene encoding GTPase HflX: MIVERAILVGFSPRRVSREAQERSLDELAQLVSSAGGVVAARIAQQGRANPAYLVGSGKLTEIESLQETSRADLVVFDDELSPAQIRNLEQRLACRVIDRSMLILAIFARHAQTKESRTQVELAQYQYLYPRLTGQWTHLSKQWGGIGTRGPGETQLETDRRLVARRIQKLKRELTAIDAERHVQRRGRRGLFKVVLVGYTNAGKSTLFNRLTRSRVWAADRLFCTLDATTRILAHGGERRILLTDTIGFIRKLPAPLFAAFRATLSEVSAADLIVVVIDYADPGHVEALKEVERSLVEIDAERVPRLYALNKIDLLNGVVTTPFAPQQPAPDVAAVSAQTGTGIDRLVAAIVGMAAVAPTTAPRRRARTARSRTRWEAGGDR, from the coding sequence GTGATTGTTGAGCGCGCCATCCTGGTCGGTTTTTCGCCGCGCCGCGTGTCCCGCGAAGCGCAGGAGAGGTCATTGGATGAACTCGCCCAGCTTGTCTCATCGGCGGGAGGAGTGGTCGCAGCACGCATCGCGCAACAGGGCCGGGCCAATCCCGCGTACCTCGTCGGCAGCGGGAAACTCACTGAGATCGAGTCACTGCAAGAGACCAGCCGCGCCGATCTGGTCGTCTTCGATGATGAGCTGTCACCGGCGCAGATTCGCAACCTGGAGCAACGTCTGGCATGCCGCGTGATCGACCGGTCCATGCTGATTCTCGCCATCTTCGCGCGCCACGCGCAGACCAAGGAATCCCGGACTCAGGTCGAACTGGCCCAGTATCAGTATCTCTACCCACGATTGACCGGGCAATGGACACACCTGTCCAAGCAATGGGGTGGGATTGGCACACGGGGACCCGGCGAAACTCAGTTGGAGACGGACAGGCGGCTGGTGGCCCGGCGCATTCAGAAGTTGAAGCGTGAGTTGACAGCCATTGATGCGGAACGCCACGTGCAGCGGCGCGGTCGGCGGGGTCTCTTCAAGGTCGTTCTGGTCGGTTACACGAACGCTGGCAAATCCACGCTCTTCAACCGACTGACCCGGTCCCGGGTCTGGGCCGCGGATCGTCTCTTCTGTACGCTGGATGCCACGACGCGGATTCTGGCCCATGGCGGGGAGCGTCGAATCCTGCTGACCGATACGATTGGCTTCATCCGCAAGCTGCCGGCGCCGTTGTTCGCGGCCTTCCGTGCCACGCTCAGCGAGGTCTCCGCCGCCGATCTGATCGTCGTCGTCATCGATTATGCCGATCCCGGCCACGTCGAGGCGCTCAAGGAAGTGGAGCGTTCCCTGGTGGAAATCGACGCTGAACGAGTCCCTCGACTATATGCTCTCAATAAGATCGATTTGCTCAATGGCGTTGTGACCACGCCATTCGCTCCCCAGCAGCCGGCTCCAGACGTGGCTGCCGTTTCAGCCCAGACCGGGACCGGAATCGATCGACTTGTCGCCGCCATCGTTGGGATGGCCGCAGTGGCCCCGACCACGGCCCCGCGCCGTCGCGCCCGGACCGCCCGATCCCGAACCCGCTGGGAGGCGGGCGGCGACAGGTGA
- the mfd gene encoding transcription-repair coupling factor: MAQRETRDTPRRSGKRNPFDDLFAAVGRLPAFARVREQWESPTPGALDLGGMAGSLAACVVAKLNRQSPRPTLIITAEPEGASHWHDDLIHLLGESAVTRFHAWEILPYEFRSPGPEATGRRLETLWRCLGPDPPIVVTHLRAALEPTIPPDELKSRLVTLEVNREYVLEDLLAQLVDLGYRRAPLVEEVGTFSCRGGIVDSFTFTESEPLRVEFLGDAVESIRTFSVATQRTTARREQCVILPSREARATGPVYESGWSSSGLEDAWRERLESDPERPGLEWLAGIIGQGRARVFDYLPADAVLWLDDPERLRAANDRLQEEAARFHERLSHHLADPPLPEVIYGVDTMQTAKARYRTQIQVHDLYVGGVGTEPPISFNSTAPPPMAASVKRLTEELTAFAARDIEVVIACDNEGQRQRLADLLAELHTNAEFVCPALHSGFVLPDAQFALLTEHEIFHRHRARFRRRRFQEGLALSSYTQLKRGDFVVHIDHGIGRFRGLESITVEGQRRDCLMLLYQDDDKLFVPIEEFDRVQKYSGQEGRPTLAKLGGTAWERTKARTKQALLSMAGELITLYAARKSQPGHAFSEDNEWMVQMEGAFIYEETPDQTNAIAAVKKDMCDAAPMDRLICGDVGYGKTEVAIRAAFRAVCDHRQVAVLVPTTILAQQHLATFRERLSEFPVRIETLSRFRTVKEQKRIVGELTTGKLDIVIGTHRLLQKDIAFTDLGLLIVDEEQRFGVADKEKLRKLRQSVDTLALSATPIPRTLSMSLLGARDLSMINTSPRDRLPVQTEIRAFGPEVVSEAILRELDRGGQVYFVHNRVQTIDSMAAWLSRLLPTVKIAVAHGQMPERDLEAVMVRFYHNEFHVLLCTAIIESGLDLPSVNTIIIHRADRFGLAQLYQLRGRVGRSARQAYAYLLVPPLNALNSTAKARLRAIEEHTALGSGFHLAMRDLEIRGAGNLLGPQQHGFIEEVGFDLYCRLLNEAVAEARGVPPTTVAPVQIEVDGDRFIPDDYITDNQQRFEMYKRLAELAGVDGVDDLALELTDRFGSPPVEVRRLLDLARARIWARQAQVARALARKGIWTVYMSPEAAIDRRRIETWRRLLGERVSFTSGPPVAVTVRTAVGQSADLTGLLHILEALATGRPVPDNPPGVALGL, translated from the coding sequence ATGGCGCAACGCGAAACCAGAGACACACCGCGCCGATCCGGCAAGCGCAACCCCTTTGACGATCTCTTCGCGGCGGTGGGGCGTCTGCCGGCGTTTGCGCGTGTGCGCGAGCAATGGGAATCGCCCACGCCGGGCGCGCTCGATCTCGGCGGGATGGCCGGGTCGCTGGCGGCCTGTGTGGTGGCGAAGCTGAATCGGCAGTCGCCTCGCCCGACTCTGATCATCACCGCCGAGCCGGAAGGCGCATCCCACTGGCACGATGATCTCATCCACTTGCTCGGCGAATCGGCGGTGACCCGCTTTCATGCCTGGGAAATCCTCCCCTATGAATTCCGTTCCCCTGGGCCGGAGGCGACAGGACGTCGGCTGGAAACTCTCTGGCGTTGTCTCGGACCCGACCCCCCAATCGTCGTCACCCATCTGCGTGCCGCGCTGGAGCCGACCATCCCGCCCGATGAGTTGAAGTCGCGTCTCGTGACACTGGAGGTGAACCGGGAGTATGTCCTCGAAGATCTCTTGGCCCAGCTTGTCGATCTCGGCTACCGGCGCGCGCCACTAGTCGAGGAAGTCGGGACTTTTTCTTGCCGTGGTGGCATCGTTGATTCTTTCACTTTCACCGAGTCGGAACCGCTCCGCGTCGAATTTCTCGGCGACGCCGTCGAATCGATCCGCACGTTCTCTGTTGCGACCCAACGCACGACCGCCCGTCGCGAGCAGTGCGTGATCCTGCCGAGCCGTGAGGCACGTGCAACTGGACCTGTCTATGAGTCGGGCTGGTCATCGTCCGGTCTGGAAGATGCCTGGCGGGAACGACTGGAATCCGATCCCGAACGTCCCGGGCTGGAGTGGCTGGCCGGGATCATCGGTCAAGGGCGCGCCCGCGTCTTCGACTACCTGCCCGCAGACGCGGTTCTTTGGCTGGATGATCCGGAACGTCTGCGGGCCGCCAATGACCGCTTGCAAGAGGAAGCGGCGCGCTTCCATGAACGACTGTCGCACCATCTGGCCGATCCGCCGTTGCCCGAGGTCATCTATGGTGTTGACACAATGCAGACAGCGAAAGCGCGATATCGCACCCAGATCCAGGTTCACGATCTGTACGTCGGCGGAGTCGGCACGGAGCCGCCCATCTCCTTCAACAGTACCGCGCCGCCGCCGATGGCGGCGAGTGTCAAACGACTGACCGAGGAGTTGACCGCATTCGCGGCGCGAGACATTGAAGTAGTCATCGCCTGCGACAACGAGGGGCAAAGGCAGCGTCTGGCCGATCTCCTGGCGGAGCTGCACACCAATGCCGAGTTCGTTTGTCCCGCCCTGCACAGCGGCTTTGTCCTACCCGATGCCCAATTCGCCCTTCTCACCGAGCATGAGATCTTCCACCGTCATCGCGCCAGGTTCCGTCGCCGCCGGTTCCAGGAGGGACTGGCTCTCTCCAGTTACACGCAGCTCAAGCGGGGCGACTTTGTCGTCCATATCGATCATGGGATCGGCCGTTTCCGTGGCCTGGAGTCGATCACGGTCGAGGGGCAGCGACGCGACTGCCTGATGCTGCTGTATCAGGACGACGACAAGCTCTTTGTTCCCATCGAGGAATTCGACCGCGTCCAGAAGTACTCCGGTCAGGAGGGAAGACCGACCCTGGCGAAGCTCGGCGGAACCGCCTGGGAACGGACCAAGGCGCGCACCAAGCAGGCGCTGTTGTCGATGGCCGGGGAATTGATCACCTTGTACGCGGCCCGCAAGTCGCAACCGGGGCACGCCTTCTCCGAGGACAACGAGTGGATGGTCCAAATGGAGGGCGCGTTCATCTATGAGGAAACTCCCGACCAGACCAACGCGATCGCGGCGGTGAAGAAGGACATGTGCGATGCGGCGCCGATGGACCGGTTGATTTGCGGCGACGTCGGCTATGGCAAGACCGAAGTGGCGATCCGCGCCGCCTTCCGGGCCGTGTGCGATCACAGGCAGGTCGCCGTGCTGGTGCCGACGACGATTCTGGCGCAGCAGCACCTGGCGACATTCCGCGAGCGGCTGTCCGAGTTCCCGGTACGGATCGAGACGCTGTCGCGCTTCCGGACCGTCAAAGAGCAGAAACGCATTGTCGGCGAGCTGACGACCGGGAAGCTCGACATTGTCATCGGGACGCATCGTCTCCTGCAGAAGGACATCGCCTTCACCGATCTGGGACTTCTCATTGTCGATGAGGAACAGCGCTTCGGCGTGGCGGACAAGGAGAAACTGCGGAAGCTCCGGCAATCGGTCGACACGCTGGCGCTGTCGGCGACGCCGATTCCGCGCACGCTGTCGATGTCGCTTCTGGGCGCGCGCGACCTCTCGATGATCAACACCTCCCCGCGCGACCGGCTCCCGGTGCAGACGGAGATCCGGGCCTTTGGCCCCGAGGTCGTCTCCGAGGCGATTCTGCGCGAGCTCGACCGCGGTGGCCAAGTCTACTTCGTGCACAACCGCGTGCAGACGATCGACTCCATGGCGGCGTGGCTCTCACGTCTTTTGCCCACGGTCAAAATCGCCGTGGCGCACGGTCAGATGCCCGAACGCGACTTGGAAGCGGTGATGGTGCGATTCTACCACAACGAGTTTCACGTTTTGCTCTGCACGGCGATCATCGAGTCGGGACTCGATCTCCCCTCGGTCAATACGATCATCATCCACCGCGCCGATCGGTTCGGCCTGGCGCAGTTGTATCAACTGCGCGGACGCGTCGGGCGCTCGGCACGCCAGGCGTACGCCTATCTGCTGGTGCCCCCGCTGAATGCCCTGAACTCGACGGCCAAGGCGCGTCTCCGTGCCATCGAGGAACATACCGCGCTGGGCTCGGGGTTCCACCTGGCCATGCGCGATCTGGAGATTCGCGGCGCCGGCAACCTGTTGGGTCCGCAGCAGCACGGTTTCATCGAGGAGGTCGGCTTCGATCTCTATTGCCGCCTGTTGAATGAGGCCGTGGCCGAGGCCCGCGGCGTACCGCCGACAACAGTCGCGCCGGTACAGATCGAAGTGGACGGGGATCGATTCATCCCCGATGACTACATTACGGACAACCAGCAGCGCTTTGAGATGTACAAGCGGTTGGCCGAGTTGGCGGGCGTGGACGGAGTCGACGATTTGGCGTTGGAATTGACCGATCGCTTCGGCTCTCCGCCGGTGGAGGTTCGACGGCTCCTCGATCTGGCCCGAGCGCGCATCTGGGCCCGGCAGGCGCAGGTCGCCCGTGCCTTGGCCCGCAAGGGAATCTGGACAGTCTATATGTCTCCGGAGGCAGCCATCGATCGCCGTCGCATTGAGACGTGGCGCCGTCTGCTGGGGGAGCGGGTGTCCTTCACTTCGGGGCCGCCGGTCGCGGTCACGGTGCGCACAGCCGTCGGCCAATCGGCCGACCTGACTGGCCTTCTGCATATTCTGGAAGCGCTGGCGACGGGGCGGCCGGTTCCGGACAATCCTCCCGGCGTCGCGCTCGGACTTTGA
- the speB gene encoding agmatinase, whose translation MMSVDHQASPRGYNFLGLPPEDAAYDTARVVVIPVAYDGTTSYRAGTKYGPAAIIAASREVETYDPVTKRDIAEIGIATVDEIEAEAEGPGAMVDTVERVIAGHLAVGKYCVMLGGEHSITTGAVRAHTAKYPDLTVLQIDAHADMRDTYQGSKWSHACAMRRVRELCPAVSVGIRNVSADCHATIERDHLPIFWSRDCVGKTDWYQAALKPLSKHVYITIDLDGLDPSIMPAVGTPEPGGLLWQETLDFLRLVFAQKTVVGFDVVELSPIPGLHAPDFLAARLVAEMLRMIRF comes from the coding sequence ATGATGAGCGTTGATCATCAAGCGTCGCCCCGCGGATACAACTTCCTCGGTCTGCCCCCGGAAGATGCGGCGTATGACACCGCGCGCGTGGTCGTCATCCCGGTCGCCTACGATGGCACAACCTCGTACCGCGCGGGGACGAAATACGGCCCTGCCGCGATCATTGCCGCCTCCCGTGAGGTGGAGACATACGATCCGGTGACGAAGCGCGACATCGCCGAGATCGGCATCGCCACGGTCGATGAAATCGAAGCCGAGGCCGAGGGCCCCGGTGCGATGGTCGACACCGTCGAGCGCGTGATCGCCGGACACCTCGCCGTCGGGAAATACTGCGTGATGCTCGGCGGTGAGCACTCGATCACCACCGGGGCGGTGCGTGCACACACAGCGAAGTACCCCGATTTGACCGTGCTGCAGATCGATGCCCATGCCGACATGCGCGACACCTATCAGGGTTCAAAGTGGTCGCATGCCTGCGCCATGCGCCGTGTGCGCGAACTCTGTCCGGCGGTTTCGGTCGGCATCCGCAATGTTTCCGCCGACTGCCATGCGACCATCGAGCGCGATCACCTGCCCATCTTCTGGTCAAGAGATTGTGTCGGCAAGACAGACTGGTATCAGGCCGCGCTCAAGCCTCTTTCCAAGCACGTCTATATCACTATCGATCTTGATGGCCTCGATCCTTCGATCATGCCCGCCGTCGGCACCCCCGAACCGGGCGGCCTCCTCTGGCAGGAAACACTCGATTTCCTGCGGTTGGTCTTCGCGCAGAAAACGGTCGTCGGCTTCGACGTCGTCGAGCTTTCACCGATTCCCGGTCTGCACGCCCCCGACTTCCTCGCCGCCCGTCTCGTCGCCGAGATGCTGCGGATGATCCGCTTCTGA
- a CDS encoding peptidylprolyl isomerase: protein MRGYGIRRFAGVALVSAVVVIAPPLAAEVLEEPIAVVGDRVILRSEWETQLALYAMQNKLDADSPAVRDTVGRALLEQMVNDQLILIQAERDTTLRLKDQEIDAALEDRLQELRRRFGSDDEYRAQLVKEGLSERDLRVRYRQDVQNQLLKQELIQRKLAEVAVTNGEVREFYNRYQDSLPVQPEAIKLAHILMPVEVSSSTVDSARTRLTVILQQVREGLDFAEAARRYSTDPSASAGGDIGWFGRGDMVGAFEEAAFALAPGQISGIVRSPMGWHLIQCLDRDGNRVHARHIILSLVPTLADSSAVKDRADSVANAVRGGADFCALAQEYSRDEESRKNCGELGWYPVGEMFPEFRAALRDAKSGDIVGPVSTPYGWHVLRVLDRRAEHRFDMAQDWDAIKQMARQDKTNRVVSDWIAEIRQQTYVDIRPITGTVSMGPETR from the coding sequence ATGAGGGGCTATGGCATCAGGCGCTTCGCGGGCGTTGCTCTCGTATCAGCGGTGGTCGTGATCGCCCCGCCGCTCGCCGCCGAGGTGTTGGAGGAACCGATCGCCGTCGTCGGCGACCGGGTCATTCTGCGCTCGGAGTGGGAGACACAACTGGCGCTCTATGCCATGCAGAACAAGCTGGACGCCGACAGCCCCGCTGTTCGAGATACGGTCGGACGAGCCCTCTTGGAACAGATGGTCAACGACCAGTTGATTCTGATTCAGGCGGAACGCGATACCACGCTGCGGCTCAAAGACCAGGAGATCGATGCGGCCCTGGAGGACAGATTGCAGGAGTTGCGTCGTCGGTTCGGGTCCGATGATGAATATCGCGCCCAGCTCGTCAAAGAAGGTCTTTCGGAGCGAGACTTGCGCGTGCGGTACCGCCAGGATGTACAGAACCAACTGCTGAAGCAGGAGTTGATCCAGCGCAAGCTGGCGGAGGTCGCCGTCACGAATGGCGAGGTTCGCGAGTTCTACAACCGCTATCAGGACTCGCTGCCGGTACAGCCGGAGGCGATCAAGCTGGCTCACATTCTCATGCCCGTGGAGGTGAGCTCGTCGACGGTGGATTCCGCGCGGACCCGGTTGACGGTTATTCTCCAACAGGTTCGTGAAGGACTGGATTTCGCCGAGGCCGCGCGCCGTTATTCGACCGATCCTTCCGCGTCCGCGGGCGGCGACATCGGTTGGTTCGGGCGTGGCGATATGGTTGGTGCTTTCGAGGAGGCCGCCTTCGCGCTGGCTCCCGGACAGATCTCCGGGATCGTCCGCAGCCCGATGGGGTGGCATCTGATTCAGTGCCTTGATCGCGATGGAAATCGCGTGCACGCGCGGCACATCATTCTCTCGCTGGTGCCCACTCTGGCGGATTCCTCCGCCGTCAAAGACCGCGCCGATTCGGTGGCCAACGCGGTGCGCGGGGGCGCGGACTTCTGCGCGCTGGCGCAGGAGTACTCGCGCGATGAGGAATCGCGGAAGAACTGCGGCGAGTTGGGATGGTACCCGGTCGGAGAGATGTTTCCCGAGTTTCGCGCCGCACTGCGGGACGCGAAATCCGGCGACATTGTCGGTCCCGTCAGCACGCCGTACGGTTGGCACGTTCTCCGCGTCCTCGATCGCCGGGCCGAGCACCGTTTCGACATGGCACAGGACTGGGACGCGATCAAGCAGATGGCGCGTCAGGACAAGACCAACCGCGTCGTCTCCGATTGGATCGCCGAGATCAGGCAACAGACGTACGTGGACATCCGACCGATCACCGGCACCGTCTCCATGGGTCCCGAGACACGCTGA
- a CDS encoding peptidyl-prolyl cis-trans isomerase: MKKWDTGVSVTQWSAVLLVAGLLGTGAVGCGKSQDSEEAVAAEVGGRPIKLRRITDYLTALHVNYPTPAAELKARRQYLNRLIEDELLVIAGYARGIDADIGIVEAVDAEKDKFLMDELYRAEVLNKVTVSEEEIRDSYAHWFDRARFRHILVADSVKADSLLTAIKAGADFGDMAEKHSLDAGTRFRNGDFGREVSWTELTEPLRGAVFSLNAGELGGPIKTQLGWHVLQLDSKRKLDVRDYETVRPTIESILSRRKQQERRLAHLEDMQKRANLRYDTETLALWRVKLQAIADTAGLPQGQFPAVLPEQLTDAEKDRVMYRFGNDESVTLGRYCEALAARSAYERPDPADTVQLQQFAFLVSLYGILREEALRLDLEESPIYKERVQSYLENMMADRMRNTWLARGISVSDDEVRAFYDAHPDSFIAPTAYHIREVMVFDRNQALQLLQRAEAGTSVETLARQYTQRSGMKSKGGDLGWVTPDTYPDFYGAASKLQPGQVAGPLAGVDQYSIIQLIETRPSSQQTFEEVGNKLFERLQSARRDSVLAAFIDSMRTAHPVIVYEDALLTGLADIHGQVDSVGAR; the protein is encoded by the coding sequence ATGAAGAAATGGGATACGGGCGTTTCTGTGACACAATGGTCGGCCGTGCTGCTGGTTGCCGGTCTCCTGGGTACGGGAGCCGTAGGGTGCGGCAAGAGTCAGGATTCCGAGGAGGCGGTCGCTGCCGAAGTCGGCGGGCGACCGATCAAGTTGCGGCGGATCACCGACTATCTCACCGCCCTGCATGTCAACTACCCGACGCCGGCCGCCGAGTTGAAGGCCCGGCGCCAGTACTTGAACCGCCTGATCGAAGACGAACTCCTGGTCATCGCCGGGTATGCCCGCGGGATCGATGCCGACATCGGCATCGTCGAGGCGGTCGATGCCGAGAAGGACAAATTCCTGATGGACGAGCTGTACCGCGCAGAAGTCCTCAACAAGGTGACGGTCTCGGAGGAGGAGATCAGGGACTCCTACGCGCACTGGTTTGACCGGGCCCGTTTTCGACACATCCTGGTGGCCGACAGCGTCAAAGCGGACTCTTTGCTGACGGCCATCAAGGCGGGCGCGGATTTTGGCGATATGGCGGAGAAACACTCTCTGGATGCCGGCACCCGCTTTCGCAATGGCGACTTCGGACGTGAGGTCAGTTGGACGGAATTGACGGAGCCGCTCCGCGGGGCCGTGTTTTCCCTGAACGCCGGTGAACTCGGCGGGCCGATCAAGACGCAACTCGGCTGGCATGTTCTGCAATTGGACTCCAAGCGCAAGCTGGATGTGCGCGACTATGAAACGGTTCGGCCGACTATCGAATCGATACTCAGCCGGAGGAAGCAACAGGAACGCCGTTTGGCCCACTTGGAAGACATGCAGAAGCGGGCGAATCTGCGGTATGACACGGAGACGCTGGCGCTCTGGCGCGTCAAGCTCCAGGCGATTGCCGACACGGCGGGGCTTCCACAGGGCCAGTTCCCCGCTGTGCTGCCCGAACAGCTCACGGACGCCGAGAAGGATCGCGTAATGTACCGTTTCGGAAACGACGAGAGCGTCACACTGGGGAGATACTGTGAGGCGCTGGCGGCACGATCGGCGTATGAGCGCCCCGATCCCGCTGACACCGTTCAGCTTCAACAGTTCGCTTTCCTGGTGTCGCTCTATGGTATCCTCCGGGAGGAAGCGTTGCGACTGGACCTGGAGGAATCGCCGATCTATAAAGAGCGCGTGCAGTCCTACCTCGAGAACATGATGGCCGATCGGATGCGCAACACCTGGCTGGCGCGCGGCATCAGCGTATCGGACGACGAGGTTCGGGCGTTCTACGACGCCCACCCGGACTCCTTCATCGCGCCGACGGCGTACCACATACGGGAAGTCATGGTGTTCGACCGGAACCAGGCGTTGCAGCTGCTCCAACGAGCGGAGGCGGGGACTTCGGTCGAGACGCTGGCGCGCCAGTACACGCAGCGCTCTGGCATGAAGAGCAAGGGCGGCGATTTGGGCTGGGTCACGCCCGACACCTACCCCGACTTCTATGGAGCCGCCTCGAAACTGCAGCCCGGTCAAGTCGCCGGACCTTTGGCGGGTGTGGATCAGTATTCGATCATCCAATTGATCGAGACTCGCCCATCGAGCCAACAGACTTTCGAGGAAGTCGGCAACAAGCTCTTCGAGCGTCTCCAGTCGGCACGTCGTGATTCCGTTCTTGCTGCGTTTATCGACTCGATGCGCACCGCCCACCCGGTGATCGTATATGAAGATGCGCTGCTGACAGGGTTGGCCGACATCCACGGACAGGTCGACAGTGTCGGCGCCCGATGA
- a CDS encoding SIR2 family protein — MKTEDSGKKLVCLFGSGISRKAGMPGTHEMSQELLSLREFHRTGVSVYRAGLLPKLGYFESPKEKANRLAITAIVAAVLELVRKELSERWATPPAPTYEDAYFLLDRLATAELGGLDDPLTVLGRRWLSRKVRTEVRSAGVDFSQLLHEATNCLSDLAWEMLDKPVGCTGYLEELVRALCNQVDRTELCIVTTNHDLVLERVFELLQIPYCDGFCQPDGSDVPLWRSGVFDTQADSVKLLKIHGSVDWFSLMPGEDWNFKRETARCLCGGLHRLPDGKYWRMRDFRPLILLGTYNKPDRYTAGMFAELFCRWRAALMNSRRLLISGFGFGDHAITRLIMNWAYTDRDRRMLVVSPSEPVAFPDSWNGELVENGILRMVKEKIEDVDWVEIASELDL, encoded by the coding sequence ATGAAAACTGAAGATTCCGGCAAGAAGCTCGTCTGCCTGTTCGGTTCGGGAATCTCTCGAAAGGCGGGGATGCCAGGCACTCACGAGATGTCCCAAGAGCTTCTCTCTCTCAGAGAATTCCATCGGACCGGCGTCAGCGTCTATAGAGCCGGATTGCTGCCGAAACTCGGCTACTTCGAGTCCCCGAAGGAGAAGGCGAATCGATTAGCGATAACAGCGATCGTCGCGGCCGTGCTGGAGCTCGTCAGGAAGGAACTGAGCGAGCGATGGGCAACACCACCTGCGCCCACATATGAAGACGCCTACTTCCTTCTCGATCGTCTCGCCACGGCTGAGCTTGGAGGCCTCGACGACCCGCTGACGGTCCTGGGGCGACGGTGGCTTTCCAGGAAAGTCCGCACCGAAGTGCGAAGCGCGGGAGTCGATTTTTCGCAGCTGCTCCACGAGGCAACGAACTGTCTATCCGACCTTGCTTGGGAGATGCTCGACAAACCAGTCGGATGCACAGGATACCTGGAAGAGTTGGTGAGAGCCCTGTGCAATCAAGTCGACCGAACGGAGCTGTGCATAGTCACGACGAACCATGATCTTGTACTGGAACGAGTTTTCGAGTTGCTGCAGATTCCCTACTGCGACGGTTTCTGTCAACCCGATGGCAGCGATGTGCCGCTCTGGCGCTCGGGAGTCTTCGATACACAAGCTGATTCCGTGAAGCTACTGAAGATTCATGGGTCCGTGGACTGGTTCAGTTTGATGCCCGGGGAAGACTGGAACTTCAAGAGAGAGACCGCCCGATGCCTTTGCGGGGGGCTGCATCGCCTACCTGACGGGAAATACTGGCGCATGCGGGACTTCCGGCCGCTCATCCTGCTTGGCACCTACAACAAACCTGACAGGTACACGGCGGGCATGTTCGCGGAATTGTTCTGCCGGTGGAGGGCCGCGCTGATGAATTCAAGGAGGCTCCTGATATCCGGGTTTGGGTTCGGGGACCATGCGATAACTCGCTTGATCATGAACTGGGCATACACGGATCGGGACCGGCGGATGCTCGTAGTTTCCCCTTCGGAGCCAGTCGCTTTCCCGGACTCGTGGAATGGTGAACTGGTCGAGAATGGAATTCTGAGGATGGTTAAGGAGAAGATCGAGGACGTCGACTGGGTTGAGATAGCGTCCGAACTCGATTTGTGA
- a CDS encoding DedA family protein: protein MEFLSSILDLFLHLDRHLDEIIRAYGTWSYAILFLVIFAETGLVVTPFLPGDSLLFAAGTLAALGSLDPLRLTILLCVAANLGDTVNYWIGHFVGPKVFHRENVRFLKKEYLERTHRFYDRYGGRTIIIARFVPIVRTFAPFVAGIGRMGYGRFISYSVFAGIIWVTFFVYAGYLFGNIPAVRRHFSLAVLAIILISVIPMMIEFIRHRRQGR from the coding sequence ATGGAATTTCTGTCCTCGATTCTCGACCTTTTTCTTCACCTCGACCGGCACCTGGACGAGATCATCCGCGCCTACGGAACCTGGAGCTACGCCATTCTGTTCCTGGTGATTTTCGCCGAGACGGGTCTGGTTGTCACGCCGTTCCTGCCCGGAGATTCATTGTTGTTCGCCGCCGGGACCCTGGCCGCCTTGGGATCGCTTGATCCGTTACGGCTGACCATCCTGCTGTGCGTCGCGGCCAATCTCGGCGACACGGTCAACTATTGGATCGGGCACTTCGTGGGACCAAAGGTATTCCACCGCGAGAACGTTCGGTTTCTGAAGAAGGAGTACCTCGAACGAACGCACCGGTTCTACGACCGGTACGGCGGCCGGACGATCATCATCGCCCGGTTTGTCCCGATCGTACGGACCTTTGCCCCGTTCGTCGCCGGGATCGGCCGCATGGGGTACGGCCGCTTCATCAGCTACAGTGTCTTCGCCGGGATCATCTGGGTGACCTTTTTCGTTTATGCGGGATATCTGTTTGGCAACATCCCTGCCGTGCGTCGACATTTCTCTCTGGCCGTCCTGGCGATCATCTTGATCTCGGTCATTCCGATGATGATCGAGTTCATTCGGCATCGACGGCAGGGACGTTGA
- a CDS encoding response regulator produces MAIEQRKILVVEDNPNMSSLLADMLEVFAVESVRASDGEDALRKLSDENIGLVISDMRMPKMSGTELLAAIKDKDPRLPVVLISGYSLGESDDRETAGRADGFLMKPFRMNDIKDILERLYVR; encoded by the coding sequence ATGGCCATCGAACAACGTAAGATCCTCGTGGTCGAAGACAATCCCAATATGTCGAGCCTCTTGGCCGACATGCTCGAAGTGTTCGCCGTCGAGAGCGTCCGCGCCTCCGACGGAGAGGATGCCCTGCGAAAGCTGTCGGACGAGAACATCGGACTGGTCATCAGCGACATGCGCATGCCCAAGATGTCCGGGACCGAGTTGCTGGCAGCCATCAAGGACAAGGACCCGCGACTCCCGGTCGTCCTGATCAGCGGCTACTCATTGGGGGAATCTGACGATCGCGAGACGGCAGGTCGCGCCGACGGTTTCCTCATGAAACCGTTCCGCATGAACGACATCAAGGATATTCTCGAACGATTGTACGTGCGGTAA